A stretch of the Planktothricoides raciborskii GIHE-MW2 genome encodes the following:
- a CDS encoding energy-coupling factor ABC transporter permease, with amino-acid sequence MRKHERILTLGAMAGLSAFLVFGSTPPAQAMHIMEGFLPVKWAIFWWVVALPFFVLGVRSLTRITQENPELKLLIALSGAFSFVLSALKIPSVTGSCSHPTGTGLGAVLFGPQVMTVLGSLVLIFQAVLLAHGGITTLGANAFSMAIAGPWVAYGVYRLILSTGRIKVAIFLAAMLGNFVTYLITSIQLALAFPAATGGIWLSFLKFAGIFAVTQVPLAISEGLLTVLVWNWLQAYATEELQTLKLLRSHS; translated from the coding sequence ATGCGAAAACATGAACGAATCTTGACCCTGGGGGCAATGGCTGGGTTGAGTGCTTTTTTGGTGTTCGGTTCTACACCCCCAGCCCAAGCTATGCATATTATGGAAGGGTTTTTGCCGGTAAAATGGGCAATTTTTTGGTGGGTTGTGGCTTTACCGTTTTTTGTTTTAGGGGTGCGATCGCTGACTCGCATTACGCAAGAAAACCCGGAGTTAAAACTGTTAATCGCTTTATCTGGGGCGTTTAGTTTTGTGCTTTCTGCCTTAAAAATTCCCTCGGTGACGGGGAGTTGTTCCCACCCTACGGGGACGGGTTTGGGGGCGGTGTTGTTTGGCCCGCAAGTGATGACGGTTTTGGGCAGTTTGGTGCTGATATTTCAGGCGGTTTTATTGGCACATGGGGGGATTACGACTTTGGGGGCAAATGCTTTTTCAATGGCGATCGCTGGCCCTTGGGTGGCTTATGGGGTTTATCGTTTAATTCTCTCCACCGGCAGAATTAAGGTGGCAATTTTTCTGGCGGCAATGTTGGGCAATTTTGTCACTTATTTAATCACATCGATTCAATTAGCGTTAGCTTTTCCTGCCGCTACGGGTGGAATTTGGCTGTCGTTTTTAAAGTTTGCGGGTATTTTTGCGGTGACTCAAGTTCCCCTGGCTATTAGCGAAGGGTTATTGACGGTTTTGGTTTGGAATTGGCTGCAAGCTTATGCGACGGAAGAATTGCAAACCCTTAAACTATTGCGATCGCACAGTTAA
- a CDS encoding energy-coupling factor ABC transporter substrate-binding protein, which yields MQTSQKENWWLVAAVILLAIAPLIFVRGEYGGADGEAQEAIAEIQPNYQPWFNPILELPSQEIESLLFVSQGAIAAGTLGYIIGLYKGRTEKANQKANQKANQKANQKD from the coding sequence ATGCAAACGTCACAAAAAGAAAATTGGTGGTTAGTTGCCGCCGTTATTTTATTAGCGATCGCCCCTCTAATTTTCGTCCGAGGAGAATATGGTGGGGCAGACGGGGAAGCGCAAGAGGCGATCGCTGAAATTCAGCCTAATTATCAACCTTGGTTTAATCCTATTTTAGAATTACCCAGCCAGGAAATAGAAAGTCTTTTGTTTGTTTCCCAAGGGGCGATCGCTGCGGGTACTCTGGGCTATATTATTGGCCTTTATAAAGGTCGCACAGAGAAAGCGAATCAAAAAGCGAATCAAAAAGCGAATCAAAAAGCGAATCAAAAAGATTGA
- the cbiQ gene encoding cobalt ECF transporter T component CbiQ encodes MHHQIDSLVYQNRLRSLPPEHKLIFAIALFCLSYVAPIGVQILVTVWLGIWIVGYARIPIKIYGELLLIPLSFWLVSVPALVISGVGLEDISLVQADIWQGIKIGSFYLYFSQQGIDQARELFPRAIALTSCLYFVLLTIPFADILRILKSCACPTIIIELLALMYRFIFVLTATANEILTAQSARMGYGNWRLGMRSLALIASQLLRRTLENYRQISMGLESRGFRGELRFWHGRRYQANWRYIMEALAGYLLLLVGTGWHYAHGI; translated from the coding sequence ATGCACCATCAAATTGATTCTCTGGTTTATCAAAATCGACTGCGATCGCTGCCCCCAGAACATAAACTCATATTTGCGATCGCTTTATTTTGCCTCAGTTATGTGGCACCAATTGGGGTACAAATTTTGGTGACGGTCTGGCTGGGGATTTGGATTGTGGGTTATGCCCGAATTCCGATAAAAATATATGGAGAACTATTATTAATTCCGCTAAGTTTTTGGCTGGTCAGCGTTCCCGCTTTAGTGATTAGTGGAGTTGGCTTAGAAGATATTTCTCTGGTACAGGCAGATATTTGGCAAGGAATTAAAATCGGTTCATTTTATCTATACTTTAGTCAACAAGGAATTGACCAAGCTAGGGAGTTATTCCCAAGAGCGATCGCCCTAACTTCTTGTTTATATTTTGTTTTATTAACTATTCCGTTTGCGGATATCTTGCGAATTTTAAAATCTTGCGCTTGTCCGACTATAATTATAGAATTACTGGCTTTAATGTATCGGTTTATTTTTGTCTTAACTGCCACTGCTAACGAAATTTTAACCGCCCAATCAGCGCGAATGGGTTATGGTAATTGGCGCCTGGGAATGCGGAGTTTAGCCTTAATTGCCAGTCAATTGTTACGGCGAACTCTGGAAAATTACCGGCAAATTTCTATGGGTTTGGAGTCGCGGGGTTTTCGGGGAGAATTGCGGTTTTGGCATGGGCGAAGGTATCAAGCAAATTGGCGATATATTATGGAAGCTTTGGCGGGTTATTTATTGTTATTAGTTGGGACAGGGTGGCATTATGCTCATGGAATTTGA
- a CDS encoding energy-coupling factor ABC transporter ATP-binding protein yields MLMEFDQVEYTYPCTQQPTIKNLSLGIPQGRCCALIGRNGCGKTTLFRLANGLYRPQKGTIRWQGKPLKYDRSSLNQLRQAVGLVFQDPEQQLVGATVAEDLSYGLCNLGLSDSEVGDRVIQGLRDFDLMDLADSPVNYLSLGQKKRVSIADVMVLKPQLLLLDEPTAYLDPPQTRNLLATLEKISATGTTILIATHDLDFVYAWADWLFVMDRGQLILEGTPETVFSQREIIEGLEFSLPRAVEFLEMVTELLDGDENNLEIIAQKIQQRFRA; encoded by the coding sequence ATGCTCATGGAATTTGACCAAGTAGAATATACTTATCCCTGTACTCAACAGCCGACGATTAAAAATTTATCTTTGGGCATTCCTCAAGGGCGATGCTGTGCTTTAATTGGGCGGAATGGTTGCGGTAAAACTACCTTATTTCGGTTGGCAAATGGGTTGTATCGTCCCCAAAAAGGGACGATTCGCTGGCAAGGAAAGCCGTTAAAATACGATCGCAGTTCTTTAAACCAATTGCGGCAAGCAGTGGGTTTAGTTTTCCAAGACCCAGAACAACAATTAGTCGGGGCAACGGTGGCAGAAGATTTATCTTATGGGTTGTGTAATTTAGGATTGTCGGACAGTGAAGTGGGCGATCGGGTGATCCAAGGATTGCGGGATTTTGACTTAATGGATTTAGCGGATAGTCCGGTAAATTATCTGAGTTTAGGACAAAAAAAACGGGTTTCTATTGCTGATGTGATGGTATTAAAACCCCAACTATTATTATTAGATGAACCCACCGCTTATTTAGATCCACCCCAAACCCGGAATTTATTAGCCACCTTGGAAAAAATTAGCGCCACTGGTACAACCATTCTCATTGCTACCCACGATTTAGATTTTGTTTATGCTTGGGCTGATTGGTTATTTGTGATGGATCGCGGGCAATTAATCTTAGAAGGAACTCCAGAAACGGTCTTTAGTCAGCGGGAAATCATTGAAGGTTTAGAATTTAGTTTACCCCGCGCTGTTGAGTTTCTGGAAATGGTGACAGAGTTATTGGATGGGGATGAGAATAACCTGGAAATAATTGCTCAAAAAATCCAGCAACGTTTTCGGGCTTAG
- a CDS encoding aspartyl protease family protein: MRNKTDKTMGKVFTTLTIINRADESAAKRGFIPEEQIRSVTLKDVLVDTGATTLCLPPNIIDQLGLELLKEVDVATATGFSTARIFQDAKISLFGREGTFECLELPGGRDPLLGVIPLEALGLEPDLQNQTLKVLPEKSMDTYLTIF, translated from the coding sequence ATGCGAAACAAAACTGACAAAACAATGGGCAAAGTTTTCACTACCTTAACCATCATTAACCGGGCTGACGAATCTGCTGCAAAACGAGGATTTATTCCTGAAGAACAAATTCGTTCTGTCACCCTAAAAGATGTCCTAGTTGACACAGGAGCAACCACTCTTTGTCTACCTCCTAATATTATCGATCAACTAGGACTTGAACTGCTGAAAGAAGTGGATGTTGCCACCGCTACGGGCTTCAGTACCGCTCGCATTTTTCAGGATGCTAAAATTTCTCTATTCGGACGTGAAGGAACTTTTGAATGTTTAGAATTGCCCGGAGGACGCGATCCATTACTGGGAGTAATTCCCCTGGAAGCTTTAGGTTTAGAACCGGATTTACAAAATCAAACTTTAAAGGTTTTACCAGAAAAATCTATGGATACTTATTTAACGATTTTTTAG
- a CDS encoding serine/threonine-protein kinase has product MIGNLLQNRYKLLEELSRGGFGQTYLAQDINLDKIRVVKKLQPQSQDPGVLQVARRLFQTESDVLNMLEKGHPQIPQLFDRFEENQEFYLVQEYIEGDTLTAELNQSPMSADQVKQLLMDILKPLSFVHDQNIIHRDIKPANLIRRKSDNQIYLIDFGAVKQIFTAISNPQNPQNPNPYTVGIGSAGYTPKEQAEGRPTLASDIYALGILGIQALTGSIPTQTDPKTSQIIWTKPASVSDEFAAILNRMIDIDATKRYQTASELLSALTPTKVSIKPATSNGKPSKKPNLIVLIPATILALGLGSAAILGVYRYFTPKPVPPPPINQPGPL; this is encoded by the coding sequence ATGATTGGAAATTTATTACAAAACCGTTACAAACTCTTAGAAGAACTAAGTCGGGGTGGCTTTGGCCAAACCTACCTTGCCCAAGATATCAACTTGGATAAAATCAGAGTAGTGAAAAAACTACAACCCCAATCCCAAGACCCCGGAGTGTTACAGGTTGCCAGACGCTTATTCCAAACCGAAAGCGATGTACTAAATATGTTGGAAAAAGGGCATCCACAAATTCCCCAATTGTTCGATCGCTTTGAAGAAAACCAAGAATTTTACTTAGTCCAAGAATACATCGAAGGAGACACTTTAACCGCCGAACTCAATCAAAGCCCCATGAGTGCAGACCAGGTGAAACAACTGTTAATGGATATCTTAAAGCCCTTAAGCTTTGTCCACGATCAAAATATTATTCATCGCGACATCAAACCCGCTAATTTAATTCGCCGCAAAAGCGACAATCAAATTTATTTAATTGATTTTGGCGCAGTCAAACAAATCTTTACCGCCATTTCCAATCCTCAAAATCCTCAAAATCCCAATCCCTACACAGTTGGCATTGGTAGTGCTGGATATACGCCGAAAGAACAAGCAGAAGGCCGTCCAACATTAGCTAGTGATATTTATGCCCTAGGCATCCTAGGAATTCAAGCCTTAACTGGCAGTATCCCCACCCAAACCGATCCAAAAACCTCACAAATTATCTGGACTAAACCCGCTTCAGTCAGTGATGAATTTGCGGCAATTTTAAATAGAATGATTGATATAGATGCCACAAAACGCTATCAAACAGCCAGTGAATTATTATCTGCCCTAACTCCCACTAAAGTTTCTATAAAGCCAGCTACATCAAACGGCAAACCGTCTAAAAAACCGAATTTAATCGTATTAATTCCCGCGACTATTTTAGCATTAGGTTTAGGCAGCGCCGCAATTCTGGGAGTTTATCGCTATTTTACCCCTAAACCTGTGCCACCTCCCCCGATTAATCAACCTGGTCCATTATAA
- a CDS encoding COP23 domain-containing protein codes for MNPQYFWQLAPKLATTFALSALMACSNTSTTTSPTTTPTTPPPTTETNSANPSEKTEFLCVQDAQDGWVTVAQRNNLRTIKPLLVWQTTEFGENWTPEKRCHHVTEKLNIAVANNGGYLTNLALRYGLVDNYTVICVAISPETCTANNMLFTLREENAQKPQEVLAKIAGFAKNQGSDNKIIEKGDRQYLLLEDLLNGAFSSETRL; via the coding sequence ATGAACCCTCAATACTTTTGGCAGTTGGCGCCAAAGCTGGCCACTACTTTTGCCCTTTCAGCGTTGATGGCTTGTTCAAATACTTCAACGACTACTAGCCCCACGACTACTCCCACGACTCCTCCTCCGACAACTGAAACAAACTCTGCTAACCCGTCAGAAAAAACCGAGTTTCTCTGTGTGCAGGATGCCCAAGATGGCTGGGTGACAGTGGCCCAACGCAATAATTTAAGAACCATCAAGCCTTTGCTGGTTTGGCAGACTACGGAATTTGGCGAGAATTGGACACCGGAGAAACGCTGTCACCATGTCACTGAGAAACTCAATATAGCGGTGGCAAACAATGGCGGGTATTTGACTAACCTGGCTTTAAGGTACGGACTTGTTGATAACTATACGGTGATTTGTGTGGCGATTTCGCCAGAAACCTGCACGGCGAATAATATGCTGTTTACTTTGAGAGAGGAAAATGCCCAAAAGCCTCAAGAAGTGCTGGCTAAAATTGCTGGTTTTGCCAAAAACCAGGGGTCAGATAATAAGATTATTGAAAAAGGAGATCGTCAATATCTGTTGTTAGAGGATTTGTTGAATGGCGCTTTTTCTAGTGAGACCCGTTTGTAA
- a CDS encoding trypsin-like peptidase domain-containing protein, whose amino-acid sequence MMSWRWQKVGLLLGWLVIGGLGGCSLGKSEEKIAKKAKEFTVIIDGCGAGSGAIIKREGNTYSVLTAYHVVEKSWTCLIFTSDQESYQVRGNTIIQPVPNVDLGVLTFTSDKSYPVAKLGNSEKMVEATSVLVVGAPGIIGRIKTRTLLFNWGKIIGRVPQPKDGYSLIYDANTEPGMSGGPVLNNRGEIVGVHGQGDRDENNIKTGWNLGIPIQIFPKEKKNDDDYIGRLITRINWQKIAMLLVTIANWGIIFVIVVRVFVWIYIYTIIHLFPGDYIDRLITLLDWQNIAILLITIANWGIIRLITLLNRQKIAMLLITIAIGGIIFVIVVQVFVLIYIIIYTIIHYNRRVEYKKPEFKSAANSTKSIKTDNKSAADYYNQGLRNYNLKKYDLAIADYNQAIALDPNDSAAYYNRGIAYSDLKKYDLAIADYNKAIALDQNFANAYYNLGLIAEITGDVQTAIKNYEKAAALYQQQGDDIWYQNAMNNLKRLRGD is encoded by the coding sequence ATGATGAGTTGGCGTTGGCAAAAGGTCGGGCTGCTGTTGGGGTGGCTGGTAATTGGCGGATTGGGTGGTTGTTCCTTGGGCAAAAGTGAGGAAAAAATTGCCAAAAAAGCTAAGGAATTTACGGTGATTATTGATGGCTGCGGTGCGGGGTCAGGGGCAATTATTAAGCGAGAAGGAAATACTTATTCGGTGTTGACTGCCTATCATGTGGTGGAAAAAAGTTGGACTTGTTTAATTTTTACCTCAGACCAAGAAAGCTATCAGGTGAGAGGGAATACGATTATCCAACCTGTGCCCAATGTGGATTTAGGGGTGTTGACTTTTACCAGTGACAAAAGTTACCCAGTGGCGAAATTGGGAAATTCGGAAAAGATGGTGGAAGCAACTAGCGTTCTTGTGGTGGGTGCTCCTGGGATTATTGGAAGAATTAAGACTCGGACTCTGTTGTTTAATTGGGGCAAAATTATTGGGAGAGTACCGCAACCCAAGGATGGTTATAGTTTAATTTATGATGCGAATACTGAACCAGGAATGAGTGGCGGACCGGTGCTCAATAACCGAGGGGAAATTGTCGGGGTTCATGGACAAGGAGACCGGGATGAAAATAATATTAAAACTGGGTGGAATTTAGGGATTCCGATTCAGATATTTCCCAAGGAAAAGAAAAATGATGATGATTATATCGGTAGATTAATCACTCGGATCAACTGGCAAAAGATCGCTATGCTGTTAGTAACAATAGCTAATTGGGGAATCATTTTTGTTATTGTTGTGCGGGTTTTTGTTTGGATATATATATATACTATCATTCACTTATTTCCCGGTGATTATATCGATAGATTAATCACTCTGCTCGACTGGCAAAATATCGCTATACTGTTAATAACAATAGCTAATTGGGGAATCATTAGATTAATCACCCTGCTCAACCGGCAAAAGATCGCTATGCTGTTAATAACAATAGCTATTGGGGGAATCATTTTTGTTATTGTTGTGCAGGTTTTTGTTTTGATATATATTATCATATATACTATCATTCACTATAACCGGCGGGTGGAATATAAAAAACCAGAATTTAAGTCAGCAGCAAATTCTACCAAATCTATAAAAACAGATAATAAATCTGCTGCGGATTATTATAATCAAGGATTAAGAAATTATAACTTAAAAAAATATGATTTAGCGATCGCTGATTACAACCAGGCGATCGCACTGGATCCGAACGATTCTGCGGCTTACTATAATCGGGGTATTGCCTACTCTGACTTAAAAAAATATGATTTAGCGATCGCTGATTACAACAAGGCGATCGCACTGGATCAGAACTTTGCTAACGCTTACTATAATCTGGGTTTGATTGCTGAGATTACTGGAGATGTTCAAACGGCGATAAAGAATTATGAAAAAGCTGCCGCATTGTACCAGCAACAAGGGGATGATATCTGGTATCAAAATGCGATGAATAATTTAAAAAGATTGAGAGGAGATTAG
- a CDS encoding DUF5615 family PIN-like protein encodes MLSFLSDENFNRDIIRGLFLREPNLDLIRVQEVGLRQVDDPAILDWAANHDRIVLTHDRATMPDFAYHRILNGEKMSGLFVINDRMPIRQAIDDLLIIVSCSQPVEWQGIVLYLPL; translated from the coding sequence ATGTTATCTTTTTTAAGCGATGAGAATTTCAATCGGGACATTATTCGCGGACTTTTTCTCCGTGAACCCAATTTGGATTTAATCCGCGTTCAAGAGGTTGGACTGCGGCAGGTTGATGACCCAGCAATTTTAGACTGGGCAGCAAATCACGATCGCATTGTTTTAACCCACGATCGAGCAACGATGCCTGATTTTGCATATCACCGCATCTTGAACGGGGAAAAAATGTCCGGTTTGTTTGTGATTAATGACCGGATGCCGATTAGACAAGCGATCGATGATCTGCTAATAATTGTAAGCTGTAGTCAGCCAGTAGAGTGGCAAGGAATTGTGCTCTATTTACCCCTATAA
- a CDS encoding DUF433 domain-containing protein, whose protein sequence is MSLVLECETPPLQEDETGAIRVGNSRVLLELVIRAFQDGASPESIVQRYSTLSLSDVYVTIGYYLRHRDSLDAYLNRREKVAEAVKEKLSDIQPDLSHIRSRLLQQKQS, encoded by the coding sequence ATGAGTTTAGTTCTAGAATGTGAAACTCCTCCGCTTCAAGAGGATGAAACCGGAGCGATTAGAGTTGGCAATTCAAGGGTATTGCTAGAATTAGTTATTCGAGCTTTTCAGGATGGAGCCTCTCCTGAGTCAATTGTCCAGAGATATTCTACCTTGTCATTGTCTGATGTTTATGTGACAATTGGCTACTATCTTCGCCACCGAGATTCCCTCGATGCTTATCTAAATCGCAGGGAAAAAGTAGCCGAAGCTGTCAAGGAAAAGCTATCGGATATTCAACCGGATTTGAGTCATATTCGATCGCGCTTATTGCAGCAAAAACAATCATAA